The Bradysia coprophila strain Holo2 chromosome IV, BU_Bcop_v1, whole genome shotgun sequence genome includes a region encoding these proteins:
- the LOC119066670 gene encoding uncharacterized protein LOC119066670 yields MKLHQIAIAILVLCNYEIKVHGHKIKSVTCGRRLLKHEALIVDGSASKEGFWPWHASILHIDVNVNINYKCGGTLLNSNAIVTAAHCVHENGQPIVPSRVLIQLGRNNLKVSGPNSQEFEAFKIIPHPNYNISNLRNDIAIISLATKVTFNDYVQPICLWSANKIDLSEVVGKPGTVVGFGVTKTDKIAYTLQQAVMPVVSIATCLGSDNAFYGQFLSDFAFCAGSRNGTTACNGDSGGGIVFEDEGVYRIRGIVSLTQVRPGERRDLCKVDEYVVFTDVAKYIDWIEENVLTLPLPPTEVTAHTHKESSNDDNGINYCYFLGNDLTNAQIPREYCSDRCASTPSCTHFTWNAYNGGTCWMKKNRVTQSDAHVSHDNESVCGIVENVSRITWLPNDWAVGCDFWKNSLYDVRSSGAECSHRCGSTPGCTHYTWTDYNGGTCWMKQNAVSKSDAFVSKDKSAVCGVISDKITWNGNWALGCDFHGNDLQSVLSTGEECGGLCAANPQCTHFTWNNGTCRMKQNVVSQSDALVVRDKSRVCGVMIAEALTWNGNWALGCEFEGNDLGSVKSKGEECGAICAANPQCTHFTWSYGTCRVKKYSGVTKEAAVKVNDMSVTCGVIRSIV; encoded by the exons ATGAAGCTTCACCAGATCGCAATAGCAATATTGGTTTTGTGTAACTATGAAATCAAAGTGCATGgacacaaaattaaatcagTTACCTGTGGCAGGCGATTATTGAAACATGAAGCACTTATTGTGGATGGGTCTGCATCGAAAGAAGGATTTTGGCCATGGCATGCAAGCATTTTGCATATCGATGTTAATGTGAATATTAACTATAAATGCGGTGGTACGTTACTGAATTCGAATGCAATCGTAACTGCAGCTCATTGTGTTCACGAAAATGGCCAGCCAATAGTGCCGTCCAGAGTGTTGATTCAATTGGgaagaaataatttgaaagtttCTGGCCCAAACAGTCAAGAATTTGAG GCCTTTAAGATCATTCCTCATCCAAACTATAACATCTCCAATTTGAGAAACGACATCGCTATCATTTCACTTGCAACCAAAGTCACTTTCAACGACTACGTTCAGCCCATCTGTTTGTGGAGcgcaaataaaatcgatttatCGGAAGTTGTGGGCAAACCAGGTACAGTAGTTGGTTTTGGCGTTACGAAAACCGATAAAATTGCATACACCCTACAACAAGCGGTTATGCCAGTGGTTAGTATAGCCACTTGTCTTGGTAGCGACAATGCTTTCTACGGCCAATTCCTCTCGGATTTTGCATTCTGTGCTGGTTCTCGAAATG GAACAACTGCATGTAACGGTGACAGCGGTGGTGGAATCGTATTTGAAGATGAAGGAGTTTATCGTATACGAGGAATTGTATCATTAACTCAGGTTCGACCAGGAGAACGTCGAGATCTGTGTAAGGTTGACGAATATGTTGTTTTCACTGATGTTGCAAAATATATTGATTGGATTGAAGAGAACGTACTTACGCTACCATTACCACCTACAG AAGTCACTGCTCATACACACAAAGAATCCTCAAATGATGATAATGGGATCAATTACTGTTACTTCTTAGGAAACGACTTAACAAATGCCCAGATACCAAGAGAATATTGTAGTGATCGGTGCGCATCTACGCCAA GCTGTACACATTTCACGTGGAACGCCTATAATGGTGGAACTTGTTGGATGAAGAAAAACCGAGTGACACAAAGCGATGCACACGTTAGCCATGATAATGAATCAGTGTGTGGGATTGTTGAAAATGTCTCTCGCATCACTTGGTTGCCGAACGATTGGGCGGTTGGATgtgatttttggaaaaatagtcTTTATGACGTTAGAAGTAGTGGTGCCGAATGTAGCCATCGATGTGGTTCTACACCAG GTTGTACGCATTACACATGGACTGATTACAACGGTGGAACGTGTTGGATGAAACAAAACGCGGTTAGCAAAAGCGACGCATTTGTAAGCAAAGACAAGTCGGCAGTGTGTGGTGTCATTTCGGATAAAATCACTTGGAATGGGAATTGGGCACTTGGGTGTGATTTTCATGGCAACGACTTACAAAGTGTTCTGTCGACAGGGGAAGAATGTGGAGGTTTATGCGCTGCTAATCCTCAATGCACTCATTTTACATGGAATAATGGAACGTGTCGGATGAAACAAAATGTGGTTAGCCAAAGCGATGCACTTGTAGTCAGAGACAAATCTAGAGTGTGTGGAGTCATGATTGCTGAAGCACTCACCTGGAATGGAAATTGGGCACTTGGGTGTGAATTTGAAGGCAACGATTTGGGAAGTGTTAAATCGAAGGGAGAAGAATGTGGAGCTATATGTGCTGCTAATCCTCAATGCACTCACTTTACATGGAGTTATGGAACTTGCCGGGTGAAAAAATACAGTGGTGTGACCAAGGAAGCGGCTGTTAAAGTCAACGACATGTCAGTTACATGCGGTGTCATCAGGAGTATcgtttga
- the LOC119066454 gene encoding zinc finger protein 652-B-like — MKSRSCLMDDIKCLETQLSALQERFDIIVNWIQSQYCELNGLPHIVIVAVRGDKRSFQENLESTKETFPLDDIEHVKLECDKFDDYSDVNMDYKIESDDPRESSVDKMDVDVLEDIAFDPVSRKLEVVTVGDRQLCEAEVDDQNCKDELLNEDNSTVNDKTETRAHRATRVVVKKTPRHLQVNRDKGMIVTAIEYKEMIASLPIDRLSCAVCGKEFPTTHRLRRHEIEVHLEKEEALKCRIDLQKSREEMPKAPRYVKKRNNQFLTAIEYKELIDSLPKNRQLVCAICGKSCPTSVQLRRHEIEVHLTQEERQKYRSNLTKASEDGKRTDGDKKMILTAFEYKEMIASLPKERLSCAICGKECPSLASVRRHETEVHLTKEERQKYRSSTSDIHKATDDVATMCDICNFPFKNIDWHKKNHLPPGVITAVEGSYRPHYRCLKCDSLFSKKQTYLSHAMTECKAEGTPENADQPTDELEKNFLCNQCGQSFNRKYTLKVHELAVHANKRDFKCQYCDKRFVIEYRKKLHEKKHLGTLSVTCDLCGFNFRGKQVLKKHIRGVHENRRPHKCPFCEKSFKTSTARNYHINTHGNPNGRQRSLNRDVDPMHAAKKRRDCIPRLSVQQAHK, encoded by the exons ATGAAAAGTCGAAGTTGTCTCATGGACGACATCAAATGCTTGGAAACACAATTATCGGCACTACAAGAGCGATTCGACATAATTGTAAATTGGATTCAGTCTCAATATTGTG aacTCAATGGCTTGCCACATATTGTCATCGTTGCGGTGCGTGGTGATAAAAGATCTTTTCAGGAGAACCTTGAATCAACAAA AGAAACAtttccgctggacgatatcgAACATGTCAAGTTGGAATGCGACAAATTCGATGATTACTCTGATGTCAATATGGACTATAAAATTGAGTCAGATGACCCGAGAGAAAGTTCGGTCGATAAAATGGATGTTGACGTCCTAGAAGACATTGCATTCGATCCCGTATCCAG aaaattggaGGTTGTGACTGTTGGTGATCGTCAATTGTGCGAAGCGGAAGTAGATGACCAAAATTGCAAGGATGAGCTACTGAATGAAGACAATTCTACTGTTAATGATAAAACGGAAACCCGTGCACACAGAGCCACAAGAGTGGTTGTTAAGAAAACGCCTCGACATCTTCAGGTCAACAGAGACAAAGGAATGATTGTGACTGCTATCGAGTATAAGGAGATGATTGCTTCATTGCCGATAGACAGACTATCCTGTGCGGTCTGTGGCAAAGAATTTCCGACGACGCACAGACTTCGACGCCACGAAATCGAAGTGCATTTAGAGAAAGAAGAAGCACTGAAATGTCGTATCGATCTGCAGAAAAGTCGTGAGGAAATGCCGAAGGCTCCGAGATATGTCAAAAAAAGGAATAACCAGTTTTTGACAGCCATCGAGTATAAGGAGCTGATAGATTCATTGCCAAAAAACCGGCAGCTAGTCTGTGCGATTTGTGGCAAAAGTTGTCCCACGTCGGTACAATTGCGACGCCACGAAATCGAAGTTCATTTAACGCAAGAAGAAAGACAGAAATATCGAAGCAATTTGACGAAAGCATCGGAAGATGGCAAGCGAACCGACGgagacaaaaaaatgattttgacaGCATTCGAGTATAAGGAGATGATTGCTTCACTACCGAAGGAACGGCTATCCTGTGCGATTTGTGGTAAAGAATGTCCATCGTTGGCAAGTGTGCGACGCCATGAAACCGAAGTTCATTTAACGAAAGAAGAAAGACAGAAATATCGGAGCAGCACCTCGGACATACACAAAGCAACGGATGATGTGGCAACAATGTGTGACATATGCAACTTCCCGTTCAAAAATATCGACTGGCACAAAAAGAACCATTTGCCACCTGGAGTCATAACTGCAGTGGAAGGAAGTTATCGGCCACACTATCGTTGCTTAAAATGTGATTCGTTGTTCTCTAAGAAGCAGACGTATTTATCTCATGCGATGACTGAGTGCAAAGCGGAAGGTACGCCGGAAAATGCAGATCAGCCAACAGATGAACtggaaaagaattttctgTGTAACCAATGCGGCCAAAGTTTTAATCGTAAATACACTTTGAAGGTGCACGAATTGGCCGTCCATGCGAATAAAAGGGATTTCAAATGCCAGTACTGCGATAAACGTTTTGTCATCGAATACAGGAAAAAGTTACACGAAAAGAAACATCTTGGCACGTTGAGCGTAACTTGCGACCTTTGTGGCTTTAATTTTCGAGGCAAACAAGTTCTGAAAAAGCATATCAGGGGTGTGCATGAAAATCGACGCCCGCACAAGTGCCCGTTCtgtgaaaaaagtttcaagaCGTCCACCGCTCGTAACTACCATATAAACACACATGGCAATCCGAATGGTAGACAAAGATCATTGAACAGGGACGTTGATCCGATGCATGCAGCTAAAAAGCGACGCGACTGCATACCACGGTTATCGGTGCAACAAGCCCATAAATAG
- the LOC119066455 gene encoding elastin-like isoform X2, whose translation MQLWFSVAVILYLTTESCCLSIIPALPAVPVNTDALPTNGGSPLALPSAVPELPVAVPELPVAVPELPVAVPDLPVAVPELPLAVPELPVAVPELPVAVPDLPVTVPELPATASIPDLPLAVPDLPVDIPLAVPDLPVEVPNLPIVGVPNLPCVPVTNTIPDLNNLLSGIPGLSQLSSVGDLLSTLPGLGNLLTALPTLGGLPGLLSNLTSALTSTSGLGNLLQSVLSVLNTILASISTVTGLPYGNIVSSIPLLRPLLNGLAINLPQLSAQGGTGASAKLPCGLKLDGRGGLTELLNTVLDFLSGLFVATPKLLAGLPLNQILSGLPSLNGILPNSIPSVPVAPSLPVSTAPISSVLDGNTCGRCGALIDIHNNEINGLKIVLG comes from the exons ATGCAGCTCTGGTTCTCGGTTGCAGTAATACTCTACCTGACAACTGAA agTTGTTGCTTATCAATCATTCCCGCATTACCAGCTGTACCTGTAAATACCGATGCATTGCCTACGAATGGTGGATCTCCTTTAGCACTTCCATCCGCAGTACCTGAACTTCCAGTCGCAGTACCTGAACTTCCGGTCGCAGTACCTGAACTTCCGGTCGCAGTACCTGATCTACCAGTCGCAGTGCCTGAACTACCACTCGCAGTACCTGAACTACCAGTCGCAGTACCTGAACTACCAGTCGCAGTGCCTGATCTTCCAGTTACAGTACCAGAACTACCAGCTACAGCCTCAATACCTGATCTACCACTAGCTGTTCCTGATCTTCCAGTGGATATACCACTGGCAGTTCCTGATCTTCCAGTTGAAGTTCCCAATCTTCCAATTG TTGGCGTACCTAATCTTCCTTGTGTGCCAGTCACTAATACAATTCCTGATCTAAACAACTTACTGAGTGGAATTCCTGGCCTAAGTCAATTATCCAGCGTTGGAGATCTGTTATCAACTCTTCCTGGTCTTGGGAACCTTTTAACTGCTTTGCCGACGCTTGGAGGCCTGCCAGGTCTATTATCTAATTTGACAAGTGCTTTAACATCGACATCCGGATTGGGCAACCTACTTCAATCTGTGCTATCTGTTCTAAACACTATATTGGCATCAATTTCAACAGTCACAGGTCTACCCTACG GAAATATTGTATCTAGCATACCTTTGCTTCGTCCTCTTCTTAATGGCCTTGCAATAAACTTGCCACAACTTTCTGCTCAAGGTGGCACAGGAGCATCAGCTAAACTTCCTTGCGGATTAAAACTAGACGGCCGTGGAGGATTAACTGAACTACTGAACACGGTTTTGGATTTTCTGAGCGGTTTGTTCGTGGCAACTCCAAAGCTTCTCGCTGGTCTACCATTAA ATCAAATATTATCCGGTCTTCCCagtttgaatggaattttacCGAATTCTATACCATCTGTTCCCGTTGCGCCATCACTACCGGTTTCTACTGCACCTATTTCGTCAGTGCTGGATGGGAATACTTGTGGTCGTTGTGGAGCGTTGATTGATATTCACAACAATGAAATCAACggattgaaaattgttttgggcTGA
- the LOC119066455 gene encoding PPE family protein PPE34-like isoform X1, which yields MQLWFSVAVILYLTTESCCLSIIPALPAVPVNTDALPTNGGSPLALPSAVPELPVAVPELPVAVPELPVAVPDLPVAVPELPLAVPELPVAVPELPVAVPDLPVTVPELPATASIPDLPLAVPDLPVDIPLAVPDLPVEVPNLPIGVPNLPIDVPNLPIGVPNLPIEVPNLPIEVPNLPIEVPNLPIGVPNLPIEVPNLPIEIPNLPIGVPNLPIGVPNLPIDIPNLPIGIPNLPIGIPNLPIGIPNLPIGVPNLPCVPVTNTIPDLNNLLSGIPGLSQLSSVGDLLSTLPGLGNLLTALPTLGGLPGLLSNLTSALTSTSGLGNLLQSVLSVLNTILASISTVTGLPYGNIVSSIPLLRPLLNGLAINLPQLSAQGGTGASAKLPCGLKLDGRGGLTELLNTVLDFLSGLFVATPKLLAGLPLNQILSGLPSLNGILPNSIPSVPVAPSLPVSTAPISSVLDGNTCGRCGALIDIHNNEINGLKIVLG from the exons ATGCAGCTCTGGTTCTCGGTTGCAGTAATACTCTACCTGACAACTGAA agTTGTTGCTTATCAATCATTCCCGCATTACCAGCTGTACCTGTAAATACCGATGCATTGCCTACGAATGGTGGATCTCCTTTAGCACTTCCATCCGCAGTACCTGAACTTCCAGTCGCAGTACCTGAACTTCCGGTCGCAGTACCTGAACTTCCGGTCGCAGTACCTGATCTACCAGTCGCAGTGCCTGAACTACCACTCGCAGTACCTGAACTACCAGTCGCAGTACCTGAACTACCAGTCGCAGTGCCTGATCTTCCAGTTACAGTACCAGAACTACCAGCTACAGCCTCAATACCTGATCTACCACTAGCTGTTCCTGATCTTCCAGTGGATATACCACTGGCAGTTCCTGATCTTCCAGTTGAAGTTCCCAATCTTCCAATTGGAGTACCTAATCTTCCAATTGACGTTCCTAATCTTCCAATTGGCGTTCCAAATCTTCCAATTGAAGTACCTAACCTTCCAATTGAAGTACCTAATCTTCCAATCGAAGTTCCTAATCTTCCAATTGGAGTACCTAACCTTCCAATTGAAGTACCTAATCTTCCCATCGAAATACCTAATCTTCCAATAGGAGTTCCTAATCTTCCTATTGGGGTTCCTAATCTTCCCATTGACATTCCTAATCTTCCAATTGGAATTCCTAATCTTCCAATTGGAATTCCTAATCTTCCAATTGGAATTCCTAACCTACCAATTGGCGTACCTAATCTTCCTTGTGTGCCAGTCACTAATACAATTCCTGATCTAAACAACTTACTGAGTGGAATTCCTGGCCTAAGTCAATTATCCAGCGTTGGAGATCTGTTATCAACTCTTCCTGGTCTTGGGAACCTTTTAACTGCTTTGCCGACGCTTGGAGGCCTGCCAGGTCTATTATCTAATTTGACAAGTGCTTTAACATCGACATCCGGATTGGGCAACCTACTTCAATCTGTGCTATCTGTTCTAAACACTATATTGGCATCAATTTCAACAGTCACAGGTCTACCCTACG GAAATATTGTATCTAGCATACCTTTGCTTCGTCCTCTTCTTAATGGCCTTGCAATAAACTTGCCACAACTTTCTGCTCAAGGTGGCACAGGAGCATCAGCTAAACTTCCTTGCGGATTAAAACTAGACGGCCGTGGAGGATTAACTGAACTACTGAACACGGTTTTGGATTTTCTGAGCGGTTTGTTCGTGGCAACTCCAAAGCTTCTCGCTGGTCTACCATTAA ATCAAATATTATCCGGTCTTCCCagtttgaatggaattttacCGAATTCTATACCATCTGTTCCCGTTGCGCCATCACTACCGGTTTCTACTGCACCTATTTCGTCAGTGCTGGATGGGAATACTTGTGGTCGTTGTGGAGCGTTGATTGATATTCACAACAATGAAATCAACggattgaaaattgttttgggcTGA